A stretch of Amblyraja radiata isolate CabotCenter1 chromosome 34, sAmbRad1.1.pri, whole genome shotgun sequence DNA encodes these proteins:
- the LOC116991481 gene encoding histone H4-like — protein MSVRGNGGRGLGESGARRHSKDLCDNLRGITKPAIRRLARRGGVKRISGPTYQEERGVLQVFLENVIRDSVTYTEHADRQTVAAIDVVHALKRQGRALYGFGG, from the coding sequence ATGTCAgtgagagggaatggagggaggggaCTGGGCGAGAGTGGCGCAAGGCGGCACAGTAAAGACCTCTGTGACAACCTTCGAGGCATCACCAAACCTGCCATTCGGCGTCTGGCTCGACGAGGTGGGGTCAAGCGTATTTCTGGCCCAACCTACCAGGAAGAGCGCGGGGTGTTGCAGGTTTTCCTTGAGAATGTCATCCGGGATTCAGTGACCTACACAGAACACGCGGATCGCCAGACAGTGGCAGCTATAGACGTGGTGCATGCACTGAAACGCCAGGGGCGCGCCTTGTATGGGTTCGGGGGTTGA